TTGTAACCGATCGAAGCGGAACCAAACATCGAAAACATATCAAGGAAATCTCGGCCGGTCAGCCTGTCATGAATCCAACTCCCGTGTGATTTTTCAAAATCCATCACGAAGTCGAAACCATCGGCCAGCATGTGCTTACCGAGTGTTTCTTTTACTTTATTTATCGTTTGGGGTTTAGAAGCGATTGCGTCGTTCATAGTTTAAAGTGGTTTTTTAGTTAAATTTTGAATGGTCAAACAGCATCGACTTCATCCTTCGCGTCACCACTCAGGTCGAATTTTATTCCCTGCGCCAAAGGCAGACTGGTCGTATAATTGATCGTGTTGGTTTGGCGTCTCATGTAATATTTCCAGACATCAGAACCGGACTCGCGGCCGCCGCCAGTTTCTTTTTCCCCACCGAACGCGCCACCGATTTCCGCACCGGATGTGCCGATATTTACATTCGCGATACCACAATCAGAGCCTGAATGTGAAAGGAAAAGTTCGGCTTCACGTAGATTCTGCGTCATGATTGCAGAGCTCAAACCTTGTGGAACATCGTTCTGCATCTCTATCGCTTCTTCCAGCGTCCGGTACTTCATGACATATAGGATGGGTGCAAAAGTTTCGTGCTGCACGATCTCAAACGAATTTTCGACTTCCGCGATGCACGGTTTCACGTAACAGCCCGATTCGTAATTTTCTCCATCCAGTACACCGCCTTCTACAGCAAACTTTCCGCCTTCTGCTTTTATTTTTTCAATGGATTCGAGATATTGTTTCACCGCGTCCTGATCGATCAGCGGCCCGACATGATTGCTTTCATCAAGCGGATTCCCTATTTTCAGCTGGCCATACGCCTGAACCAACCGATTTTTCACTTCTTCATATTTGCTTTCGTGGATAATAAGTCGTCTCGTCGAGGTACATCTTTGTCCTGCAGTTCCCACCGCGCTGAAAACCGCACCGATAATCGACATGTCCAGATCTGCATTTTCAGTAATGATGATCGCATTATTTCCGCCAAGTTCAAGAATCGATTTGCCGAAACGTTCGGCCACATTTTTGCCGACTTCACGTCCAACTTTGGTGGAGCCGGTAAATGAAATGAGTGCGATGTTTTTGTCTTTAACCAAAAGATCACCGATCACGTGATCGCCTACGATCATTGTTGAAATTCCTTCCGGCATGTCGTTTTCCTTAAGGACCTCATTCATGATATTCTGACACGCAATAGCGCAAAGCGGCGTTTTTTCTGATGGTTTCCAGATCGTTACGTTTCCGCAGATCCACGAAAGCGCAGTATTCCACGACCAAACTGCAACCGGAAAATTAAACGCTGAGATGATCCCGACGATGCCAAGCGGATGATATTGCTCGTACATGCGGTGTCCCGGCCTTTCGGAATGCATGGTGTAGCCATGAAGCTGGCGCGAAAGTCCAACCGCGAAATCGCAGATGTCAATCATTTCCTGCACCTCGCCGAGACCTTCCTGTAGCGATTTCCCCATTTCATACGAAACGAGTTTACCTAAATCATCTTTATATTCACGTAATTTCAAGCCGAACTGTCGTACCAACTCCCCTCGTTTCGGGGCCGGAATCATGCGGAATTCTTTGAAGGCGGCTTTTGCTTTTTCCACGACATGCGCATAGTCTTGCGCGTTGGCTGTGGTGATTTTCGCAATGAGTTTTCCGTCGGTTGGCGAGTAGCTTTCAATGATATAACCGTTCGCAAAAAACTCTCCGCCGGTGGAAACACCTTTGTTCTGTTCCGAGATTTTTAGGTTTTTAAGGCTTTGTTCAATTCGGTAGTCAGTTGATGTGGGCATTAATATTTAGGTTTTTAATTTCACCTAAATTACAAATTTTTGGCTGACCGGGAAAATTTTACAGCGATTTCGATAAGTAAATGCTTTATATTTTTTAATGATAAATCTGCTATAAATTAAGTTCCTGAAAGAGTCCACTGCTGTGCCGAAATCGTATAGATCACATTAGTTTTGGGTGTTTCACCAAAGTAAGCGATCTCTTCTTCGCCGGTTTTTATCGCGCCCAGTCTTTCTATCGCGATCTGCGAGCGGATATTCTCTTTTCCGACATGAAAGATAACTTTATCCACATATTGAAAAGCATAATCGAGCATTAATTTTTTAACCGCCGGATTAATCTTTTTGCCCCAGGAGTTCCTTCCGTAAAAAGTATAGCCAATCA
This DNA window, taken from Chryseobacterium sp. 6424, encodes the following:
- a CDS encoding aldehyde dehydrogenase family protein, with the protein product MPTSTDYRIEQSLKNLKISEQNKGVSTGGEFFANGYIIESYSPTDGKLIAKITTANAQDYAHVVEKAKAAFKEFRMIPAPKRGELVRQFGLKLREYKDDLGKLVSYEMGKSLQEGLGEVQEMIDICDFAVGLSRQLHGYTMHSERPGHRMYEQYHPLGIVGIISAFNFPVAVWSWNTALSWICGNVTIWKPSEKTPLCAIACQNIMNEVLKENDMPEGISTMIVGDHVIGDLLVKDKNIALISFTGSTKVGREVGKNVAERFGKSILELGGNNAIIITENADLDMSIIGAVFSAVGTAGQRCTSTRRLIIHESKYEEVKNRLVQAYGQLKIGNPLDESNHVGPLIDQDAVKQYLESIEKIKAEGGKFAVEGGVLDGENYESGCYVKPCIAEVENSFEIVQHETFAPILYVMKYRTLEEAIEMQNDVPQGLSSAIMTQNLREAELFLSHSGSDCGIANVNIGTSGAEIGGAFGGEKETGGGRESGSDVWKYYMRRQTNTINYTTSLPLAQGIKFDLSGDAKDEVDAV